A region of the Methylobacterium nodulans ORS 2060 genome:
TCCGCTGCTCGGCAAGCGCGTGCTCGTGACCGGCTGCGGCCCGATCGGGGCGCTCTGCATCATCGTCGCGCGGCTCGGCGGAGCCAGGGAAATCGTCGTGACGGACGTCGCACAGGCTCCGCTGTCACTCGCGCAGCAACTCGGCGCCACGCATGCCATCGACATCGCCGCGACGCCAGAGGCGCTCGCCCCCTATGCTTCCGACAAGGGTCGCTTCGACGTCCTGTTCGAAGCGTCGGGCAACGAGCGGGCGCTGGCCGGAGCCCTCGATGCGATCCGCCCGGGCGGCGTGGTGGTACAGGTCGGGCTCGGCGGGCCGATGACGCTCCCCGTCAACATCATCGTCACCAAGGAGCTGAAGCTGCACGGCACCTTTCGCTTCGACGCCGAATTTCAGCTCGCCGTCGATCTGATGAGCCGCGGCCAGGTCGATCTGATGCCGCTCGTCAGCGCGACTCTGCCGTTCGAACGCGCTGTCGAAGCCTTCGAGCTCGCTGGCGACCGCACGGCATCGATGAAGGTGCAACTCGCGTTTTGAACCGCACCTGCCAGCGGCCACACCGCCACGGCTCGAGGGCTAACCTTGCATCACCTTTGCGTCGGGCACCGTCACGGGACCTGAGCTGCGGCCGCCGAAACGGCAAGGCATACCTCATGTCATACCAGCCGCCAGAAGTCGTGCCTCTCTGGAGGCTGACAGGGTCGTTGAGGTGTGATTCGCTCCTTGCCGAGAGAGATCGGGAGCAAGGCGGTGACGCTTTCGATCACGCGCACGGATTTGATGGCGGCGGAGCTTCGCGCTGAGGCCTTTCCGCTACCAACCAATTTAATCAAGATCTTAGAGCCGTGATCCGACCCAGCGTGGTCGGGCACGGCTCAAGCGAATACTGCTGCCGTCCAGAGGCCAGCGGACCCCTCAAAGGCTGCTGGCACAGGACAGCACCGGCCGGCGCGGCTTGCGAAACTCGAACGAGGGCGCGGGACCAGTCGGCACCATGCGGCAAAGGTTGCTATCAGTACTCCAAGTCTCGGAACTGAAGAAGTCGTTCAAAATTTCTCTTCAAGGAGGTAGGCGTTATGGCTGGATCGCCACGAACCATAAACACCGCCGATCAGCTTAGCAGTATGATCCTGTTAGGAATGGCGATTATTGGCGGTGCGCTTGCAGTCTTTCTTATTACATTCACGGGAGGATAGACCAAGCGCATGAGAGCCGCTCCCTGACGCCGAACCGGCGTCCATTTCGGCGGGAAGCGCTCTGGGCTGCCGGCTCTCGATGTTGTCGCGGTCACCGTCGAGTGGACGGTGCCGGCCCTCATGCTGTTCGGCAGGTGAGCAAGCCCATCTCGGCTTGCCTCGGGCGCAAATCGCCCGAGGCAGATGAAGAAAGCCCGCCGCGGCAGGACCGGGCGGGCTGAGGCGGACTTGTTCAGACGAGTGTCAGGCAACCACGCCTGCCAGCGCGGCGCTTTGACCTTTGCTGGCCGATCCGTCCGCATGTTGCATGCGCTCATTTCGTGAAGGCTGGCCAGCACAAACCGGGACCGTGGACACTCTCGCGCGTTGACTTGCATATCACCATGCTACCGAGAGGAGACAACCATGGCAGACACGACAAGCATGGGCAGCAGCGTCGCCACGGACGAGACGAGCGAGCTTATCGCCTCCAACAAGGTCGAGGGCACGACTGTCTACAACCGGCAAGGTGAGCACCTGGGCAAGGTCTACAACTTCATGGTCAATAAGCGCTCGGGTCAGGTCGAGTATGCAGTGATGAGCTTTGGCGACTTTCTCGGGATGGGCGGGAGCTACCACCCGCTGCCCTGGAAGGCGCTGACCTACGATCCGAGCCAGGGCGGCTACGTGGTCGACCTCGACAAGCGTAAGCTGGAAGGGGCGCCGAGCTATCGGACGGGCGAGGAGCCGACCTTCGACCGCGCCTACAGCCAGAGCCTCTACGACTACTACGGCCTACCCTATGGCGTGGTCTGAGCGTCCCAGGACCGGGAGCGGCCGCACGCAGCGGCCCGCGCCCGGTCGTGGTGGATGTCAGCGGCTGACCACAGATTGCACCCTCTCACTGTGAAGGGGAGCGGGGCGCCGTGTGCGGCGGCCGAGATGCTCAAATGGGGCGAGGGCCTTCACCTCAAGAGGTCTGAGACGAACACCCGGCAAGGTCCTCACCCTTTGTCGGGCGTTCTCGTTCACAGCTGCGAGCAAAGTG
Encoded here:
- a CDS encoding L-idonate 5-dehydrogenase, giving the protein MKGVILHAPHDLRIEEIAVVPPGPGQVRIRIAAGGICGSDLHYYHHGGFGAVRIRQPMALGHEIAGTVEEIGAGVSHLVPGLRVAVNPSQPCNACRYCHEGLRHQCLHMQFIGSAMHFPHAQGGFRQSLTIRAEQAVPVGENVSMAEAAMAEPLAVCLHAARQAGPLLGKRVLVTGCGPIGALCIIVARLGGAREIVVTDVAQAPLSLAQQLGATHAIDIAATPEALAPYASDKGRFDVLFEASGNERALAGALDAIRPGGVVVQVGLGGPMTLPVNIIVTKELKLHGTFRFDAEFQLAVDLMSRGQVDLMPLVSATLPFERAVEAFELAGDRTASMKVQLAF
- a CDS encoding PRC-barrel domain-containing protein, with translation MADTTSMGSSVATDETSELIASNKVEGTTVYNRQGEHLGKVYNFMVNKRSGQVEYAVMSFGDFLGMGGSYHPLPWKALTYDPSQGGYVVDLDKRKLEGAPSYRTGEEPTFDRAYSQSLYDYYGLPYGVV